In Drosophila simulans strain w501 chromosome 3R, Prin_Dsim_3.1, whole genome shotgun sequence, a single window of DNA contains:
- the LOC6727318 gene encoding transcription intermediary factor 1-alpha isoform X7: MDMDLEQLKNDFLPLIAGIKQEQLDAVPTDALPQMSTPNTASGAPTTSSLSSSSLSLSNPCDSAEKRSESNSSASAKFTLFKCVYCAQLLGSNDRPKLLECLHVACAQCVSTKFSELDRSLPPLIHCPVCDNASQQEFIVDNQFLIEQCTAGDGGDGVGHLGLSGEGQKSSAAASIQCSSCSDGAVATSWCVDCSEYICDSCVQAHQRLKITKDHTIKPKDEANNEQLAGAAGVDKLHMCQLHPQEKLSLFCETCDKLTCRDCQLSDHRDHKYKFAHEIATESRQALSTLVSEINYKRFLLSSATKVIDDRQQLIHDKKKDLIKEITAMAVKITNTVNTRGKQLIMRLNEVCDSKLKVLVEKKETLQLLSDNTDHCIDFMQNALEKGSDFAILSSKKSLVRHLQKLKCQRADIPNPEIPVRIQVQLNQVSDLQKVISQLGIIIVDGKPYPPTASPNGTPQPQHPPRQPPSPNMAPPLRPGLPPGMPAGLSPNGPPVNFGPQNGPPLYSNAAQQQFNNLSMSRSFPGDGSGKVRFGGMPPVGMQRHGQPHVSSSTHPQNMDISLRGLLNNQAAQSPNAHMAFNGPPSYPCGPQGAPAPAHQAMGPQMRPHFMPGQQGFSQGGGPGGGPRDANFMNNNARFQSQYQRMANHAQQAAAAAAMAGAAGGGGGQIPSPGALQRPPMMSNPMQNSLGFHGSQAGFNTGPPQTSPQLGGGGMHSLAKWHIPQSAQQSNMCSQQGPLLPFANGRQTSENFKISLKSPNTLKNSTPPSLGGGGAGHQSHGNGSSSAQLNAAALGLGPAVSILSNVTSTNPKTPSPSTHENTKDFTEPIDKVRDDSINDLIATIAKLDSNGVQVLPEGRTKTTSPQVHSSTDLSNTQEDDPNEDWCAVCLDGGELMCCDKCPKVFHQNCHIPAISSLPDESESWQCLLCVNIKELTKAEGSEKSSSGELSALELRILQRICLELYCQYEQSLNFREPESPANTSYYEIVSSPMSLDVIRTRLDPSSPNHYKDIAGFVSDVRLIFSNTYLFYQEDTKTYSNAKYLENFFEEQLAKWLPQFEGTKPQGKRNTSNSPALLGLNATGSPSPIENGRKSCGSASLGDSDGACLPAKRARRSAHE; encoded by the exons TCGGAGTCAAACTCTTCGGCATCAGCCAAGTTCACCCTTTTCAAGTGCGTTTACTGCGCTCAACTCCTCGGATCCAACGATCGACCCAAGCTGCTAGAATGCCTTCACGTGGCCTGTGCCCAGTGCGTGAGCACCAAATTCTCAGAGCTGGACCGTTCCCTGCCACCATTGATCCATTGTCCGGTATGCGACAATGCGTCGCAGCAGGAGTTCATCGTGGACAACCAGTTCCTCATTGAGCAGTGCACCGCCGGAGACGGTGGCGATGGGGTCGGTCATCTGGGTCTGTCTGGCGAGGGTCAGAAGAGCTCCGCTGCGGCGAGCATCCaatgcagcagctgctccgaTGGTGCGGTGGCCACGTCGTGGTGCGTTGACTGCTCGGAGTATATTTGCGACAGTTGTGTGCAGGCTCACCAGCGCCTGAAGATCACCAAGGACCACACGATCAAGCCCAaagacgaggccaacaacgaGCAGCTGGCCGGAGCTGCCGGGGTGGACAAGCTGCACATGTGCCAGTTGCATCCGCAGGAGAAACTTTCGCTGTTTTGCGAGACCTGCGACAAGCTCACTTGTCGGGATTGCCAGTTGAGCGACCATCGGGATCACAAATATAAGTTTGCGCACGAGATTGCCACGGAATCACGACAGGCGCTGTCCACACTCGTTTCCGAAATCAACTACAAACGCTTCCTTCTCTCCTCGGCTACCAAGGTGATCGATGACCGCCAACAGCTGATCCACGACAAGAAGAAAGACCTCATCAAAGAGATCACAGCCATGGCGGTGAAGATCACCAATACGGTCAATACCCGAGGCAAGCAGCTAATCATGAGATTGAACGAGGTGTGCGACAGTAAACTCAAGGTGCTGGTGGAAAAGAAGGAgacgctgcagttgctgtccGACAACACGGACCACTGCATCGATTTCATGCAAAACGCTCTGGAGAAAGGCAGTGATTTCGCCATCCTCTCGAGCAAAAAGTCTCTGGTGCGTCACCTGCAGAAGCTCAAGTGCCAACGGGCGGATATCCCAAATCCGGAAATCCCAGTCCGCATTCAGGTGCAGCTTAACCAGGTTTCCGATCTGCAGAAGGTAATCTCGCAGCTgggcatcatcatcgtcgATGGCAAACCGTATCCGCCCACGGCCTCGCCCAACGGAACCCCTCAGCCACAGCACCCACCGCGCCAGCCTCCCAGCCCGAACATGGCCCCACCCCTGCGCCCTGGTCTTCCACCCGGAATGCCCGCTGGCCTCTCGCCGAACGGACCGCCCGTCAACTTCGGACCGCAGAACGGACCGCCGCTCTACAGCAATGCTGCCCAGCAGCAGTTCAACAATCTGTCCATGAGTCGCTCCTTTCCGGGTGACGGGTCAGGTAAGG TTCGCTTCGGGGGAATGCCGCCAGTGGGCATGCAGCGACACGGACAACCGCACGTGAGCTCCTCCACACATCCGCAGAATATGG ACATTAGCCTGCGGGGCCTACTGAACAACCAGGCGGCGCAGAGCCCGAATGCCCACATGGCATTTAATGGACCGCCCAGCTATCCGTGTGGGCCGCAAGGAGCACCGGCTCCGGCCCACCAAGCGATGGGCCCGCAGATGCGTCCGCATTTCATGCCCGGCCAGCAGGGTTTCTCGCAGGGCGGTGGACCAGGAGGCGGTCCGCGGGACGCCAACTTTATGAACAACAACGCGCGCTTCCAGTCGCAGTATCAGCGTATGGCCAACCACGCTCAGCAGGCAGCGGCTGCGGCGGCCATGGCCGGAGCGGCGGGGGGCGGAGGCGGCCAAATCCCTTCGCCGGGTGCACTGCAGCGACCACCGATGATGTCCAATCCCATGCAGAAT TCGTTGGGGTTTCATGGGAGCCAGGCTGGCTTTAATACCGGCCCACCGCAGACCTCCCCGCAGttaggcggcggcggcatgcACAGCCTGGCCAAGTGGCACATCCCGCAATCCGCGCAACAGTCGAACA TGTGTTCGCAACAAGGTccccttttgccttttgcgaATGGCCGCCAGACATcggaaaattttaaaatctcACTCAAATCTCCAAACACGCTTAAAAATAGCACCCCGCCCAGCCTGGGGGGCGGTGGTGCGGGTCACCAGAGCCACGGAAACGGCTCCTCCAGCGCCCAACTGAACGCAGCTGCTCTGGGATTGGGGCCAGCCGTTTCGATACTCTCAAACGTCACCTCGACGAATCCAAAGACGCCCAGTCCCAGCACCCATGAG AACACCAAGGACTTCACCGAACCCATTGATAAGGTGCGAGATGACTCGATCAACGATCTGATTGCAACCATAGCCAAGCTGGACTCGAATGGAGTGCAGGTATTGCCGGAGGGTCGGACAAAGACCACCTCGCCGCAGGTGCACAGCTCGACGGATCTGTCCAACACACAGGAAG aTGATCCCAACGAGGACTGGTGCGCCGTCTGTCTGGATGGAGGCGAGCTGATGTGCTGCGACAAGTGTCCCAAGGTTTTCCACCAGAACTGTCACATCCCCGCGATCAGCTCGCTGCCGGACGAGAGCGAGAGCTGGCAGTGCCTGCTGTGCGTCAACATCAAGGAGCTGACTAAGGCGGAGGGAAGTGAAAAGAGCTCCTCCGGCGAGCTAAGCGCCCTCGAGCTCCGCATCCTGCAGCGCATCTGCCTAGAGTTGTACTGCCAGTACGAGCAGAGTCTCAACTTCCGGGAGCCGGAGTCGCCAGCCAATACATCCTACTACGAGATTGTTTCCAG TCCCATGTCACTAGACGTTATTCGCACCCGCCTGGATCCATCCAGTCCGAATCACTACAAGGACATTGCAGGCTTCGTGTCCGACGTGCGTTTAATATTCTCCAACACATACCTCTTTTACCAG GAGGACACGAAAACTTACTCCAATGCCAAGTACTTGGAAAACTTCttcgaggagcagctggcaAAGTGGTTGCCGCAATTTGAGGGCACCAAGCCGCAGGGTAAGCGAAATACCTCAAACTCGCCGGCGCTATTAGGTTTGAATGCAACTGGTTCGCCGTCGCCCATCGAGAACGGACGGAAGAGCTGCGGCTCGGCATCATTGGGTGACAGCGATGGTGCCTGCTTGCCGGCCAAGAGGGCGAGACGCTCGGCGCACGAATAG